In Aegilops tauschii subsp. strangulata cultivar AL8/78 chromosome 3, Aet v6.0, whole genome shotgun sequence, one genomic interval encodes:
- the LOC109756809 gene encoding protein DELAY OF GERMINATION 1, translated as MTATSRPQHPNGSLAPASDGGESFAKFFECWILEQSRDLAALRAAATARPDDADLRRLVDRVLGHYEHYYRAKSAAASADVLPMFAPSWISATESLYLWCGGWRPTSAIQLLYSKSGLQLEAQLPAFLDGGSLGDGDLGGLSAEQLQAADQLQRRTIRREREIEEAAAGAQESLATTKMVELAGKGGMDAAEGMELEMDAKAEAMKRVLEMADGLRLETLRGVVGLLRPAQAVHFLVAAAELHLAVHKFGRRKDGAAAAE; from the exons ATGACCGCCACCTCGCGGCCACAGCATCCCAACGGGAGCCTAGCCCCGGCCTCCGACGGCGGCGAGTccttcgccaagttcttcgagtgCTGGATCTTGGAGCAGTCCCGTGACCTGGCCGCGCTCCGCGCCGCGGCCACGGCGCGGCCCGACGACGCTGACCTCCGGCGCCTCGTCGATCGTGTCCTCGGCCACTACGAGCACTACTACCGCGCCAAGTCCGCGGCCGCCTCCGCCGATGTGCTCCCCATGTTCGCGCCCTCGTGGATCTCCGCCACCGAGAGCCTCTACCTCTGGTGCGGCGGCTGGCGCCCCACTTCCGCGATCCAGCTGCTCTACTCCAAGTCCGGCCTGCAGCTCGAGGCCCAGCTCCCGGCCTTCCTCGACGGCGGCAGCCTCGGGGACGGTGACCTGGGCGGCCTCTCCGCGGAGCAGCTCCAGGCCGCCGACCAGCTGCAGCGCCGCACCATCCGGAGGGAACGGGAGATCGAGGAGGCCGCCGCCGGCGCGCAG GAGTCGTTGGCGACGACGAAGATGGTGGAGCTCGCCGGAAAGGGAGGGATGGACGCGGCGGAGGGGATGGAGCTGGAGATGGATGCCAAGGCGGAGGCGATGAAGCGCGTGCTGGAGATGGCGGACGGGCTGAGGCTGGAGACGCTGCGCGGCGTGGTGGGGCTGCTCCGGCCTGCCCAGGCCGTGCACTTCCTCGTGGCCGCCGCGGAGCTCCACCTCGCCGTGCACAAGTTCGGCCGGCGCAAGGACGGCGCCGCGGCGGCGGAGTGA
- the LOC109756805 gene encoding uncharacterized protein, whose translation MSALAGGPARATNRTEGKGKYPRREAVYPFVSSTAREFCLRPTTMATVAATMATPTPTRHRQFRVRAAWDMNPGAATVAVPKPSKAKPKPALGQSPATATTPARAPPPTHADLFARSSEDQAKKSTYMGFEKWWLPPAPEVKKPRSLYNAASLAYLGDCIYELYARRHFFFPPLSINEYNKRVMDVVKCESQDLLLNKLLGEDFLTEEERDILRWGRNIVSSKTRTRKRAGIAVYNRASSLETLIGYLYLTNFKRLEQMMFQLGFTSGASSQNIADELRSSFQKTTSTSVQSQQPAKR comes from the exons ATGAGTGCACTGGCAGGTGGGCCCGCACGGGCCACAAACAGAACAGAGGGAAAGGGGAAATATCCGCGGCGGGAGGCTGTTTATCCATTTGTATCCTCGACGGCGCGAGAGTTTTGCCTGCGACCGACGACGATGGCCACCGTCGCGGCGACCATggcgacgccgacgccgacgcgcCACCGCCAGTTCCGCGTGCGCGCCGCCTGGGACATGAACCCGGGCGCCGCCACCGTCGCCGTGCCCAAGCCGTCAAAGGCCAAGCCCAAGCCCGCCCTGGGGCAGTCGCCGGCGACGGCGACCACCCCGGCACGCGCGCCCCCTCCCACGCACGCCGACCTCTTCGCGCGCAGCAGCGAGGACCAAG CAAAGAAGAGCACGTACATGGGGTTTGAGAAGTGGTGGTTGCCGCCCGCGCCGGAGGTGAAGAAGCCCCGTTCACTCTACAACGCGGCATCGCTGGCATACTTGGGGGACTGCATATATGAA CTCTATGCTCGGAGACACTTCTTCTTTCCTCCACTGAGCATCAATGAATACAATAAGCGTGTGATGGATGTTGTGAAATGTGAATCACAG GATCTGCTGCTGAACAAACTCCTGGGAGAGGATTTTCTAACTGAAGAAGAAAG GGACATACTTCGTTGGGGAAGGAACATTGTTAGCAGCAAAACTCGTACAAGAAAACGGGCAGGAATTGCAGTGTACAATCGAGCATCTTCACTTGAAACACTG ATCGGATATCTTTACCTCACGAATTTCAAGCGCTTGGAGCAAATGATGTTCCAGTTAGGATTCACAAGTGGTGCTTCGTCACAAAATATTGCAGATGAGCTGCGCTCAAGCTTCCA GAAAACAACCTCAACTTCTGTACAATCTCAGCAACCTGCAAAGCGATGA
- the LOC109756807 gene encoding DEAD-box ATP-dependent RNA helicase 20 — MSRFDGRAADPSSYRDRRSEGAFGGGTRAFAPSGKPDAAAAAAAAELDGLPRFEKNFYVEVPAVAGMTAEEVEAYRRRREITVEGNDVPKPVRDFRDVGFPEYVLQEITKAGFTEPTPIQSQGWPMALKGRDLIGIAETGSGKTLAYLLPAIVHVNAQPILAPGDGPIVLVLAPTRELAVQIQQETTKFGASSKIKSTCIYGGVPKGPQVRDLQKGVEIIIATPGRLIDMMESHHTNLRRVTYLVLDEADRMLDMGFEPQIKKIVSQIRPDRQTLYWSATWPKEVELLARTFLFDPYKVIIGSEELKANHAICQHVEILSESQKYNKLVNLLEDIMDGSRILIFMDTKKGCDQITRQLRMDGWPALSIHGDKSQAERDWVLSEFKSGKSPIMTATDVAARGLDVKDVKYVINYDFPGSLEDYVHRIGRTGRAGATGTAYSFFTAANARFAKDLISILVEAGQKVSPELANMGRGAPPPSLGHRDRYRGHGGGRSWS, encoded by the exons atGAGCCGCTTCGACGGCCGTGCGGCGGACCCCAGCTCCTACCGCGACCGCCGCAG TGAGGGGGCGTTCGGTGGCGGGACGAGGGCGTTCGCGCCGTCGGGAAAGCCGGATGCTGCCGCCGCGGCGGCCGCGGCGGAGCTGGACGGGCTGCCGCGGTTCGAGAAGAACTTCTACGTGGAGGTTCCCGCGGTGGCCGGCATGACGGCGGAGGAGGTCGAGGCCTACCGCCGCCGCCGGGAGATCACCGTCGAGGGCAACGACGTGCCCAAGCCGGTGCGCGACTTCCGCGACGTCGGCTTCCCAG AATACGTGTTGCAAGAAATCACAAAAGCTGGCTTTACAGAACCTACCCCTATCCAGTCACAAGGTTGGCCAATGGCACTGAAGGGGCGTGATCTTATTGGCATTGCTGAAACAGGATCTGGAAAAACACTTGCTTACCTTTTACCTGCCATTGTTCATGTTAATGCTCAGCCTATTCTAG CTCCTGGTGATGGTCCGATTGTTCTTGTGTTAGCCCCTACACGTGAACTTGCTGTCCAGATACAGCAGGAGACAACAAAATTTGGTGCATCATCAAAGATAAAAAGCACATGCATATATGGTGGTGTCCCAAAAGGTCCTCAAGTTCGTGATCTTCAAAAAg GTGTTGAAATTATTATAGCCACGCCAGGAAGACTaattgatatgatggaatcacATCACACAAATTTGCGGAGGGTCACATACCTTGTTTTAGACGAGGCAGATCGAATGCTAGACATGGGTTTTGAACCTCAGATTAAGAAAATTGTTTCTCAG ATTCGTCCAGATCGACAAACTCTTTACTGGAGTGCTACCTGGCCAAAGGAAGTTGAGCTGCTAGCAAGGACTTTCCTTTTTGATCCATACAAG GTTATAATTGGTTCTGAAGAACTGAAAGCTAATCATGCCATTTGTCAGCATGTAGAGATATTATCTGAGAGCCAGAAGTATAACAA GTTGGTCAATCTACTGGAGGATATAATGGATGGCAGCCGAATTTTAATATTCATGGACACCAAGAAAGGGTGCGATCAGATCACCAGACAGCTTCGAATGGATGGTTGGCCTGCTCTGTCTATCCATGGTGACAAGAGCCAAGCTGAAAGAGATTGGGTTCTTTCTGAATTCAAGTCAGGGAAAAGCCCCATTATGACAGCTACTGATGTTGCTGCTCGAGGCTTAG ATGTTAAGGATGTCAAGTATGTCATTAACTATGACTTTCCGGGGTCTCTGGAGGATTATGTTCATCGCATTGGTCGAACTGGCAGAGCTGGAGCAACAGGGACAGCCTACAGCTTTTTCACGGCTGCTAACGCCAGATTTGCCAAGGATCTTATTAGCATTTTAGTTGAAGCCGGACAGAAGGTCAGCCCTGAATTAGCTAATATGGGCCGTGGTGCACCACCTCCTTCTTTGG GTCATCGTGATAGATACAGAGGGCATGGAGGTGGTCGTTCATGGAGCTGA